The Geobacter sp. AOG2 genome includes a window with the following:
- a CDS encoding 5-formyltetrahydrofolate cyclo-ligase, protein MPKRSLRQQMLARRLALSQDDWRYASMLAQKNLLSLEEYEQAECIALYAPARNETDTAEVVAAAFRAGKRVLYPAVCGEHMVFRQVEGLASLEQGCFGILEPCPTGVDHHADEADLIVVPGVAFDPSGHRIGYGKGFYDRFLRHPGRKAHLVGLCHDFQLIDGHIPAEGHDIRMEIIVSDRRIVRCGSNRSHLDGPDQQTGG, encoded by the coding sequence ATGCCCAAGCGATCCCTACGGCAACAGATGTTGGCCCGGCGTCTGGCGCTCAGCCAGGACGACTGGCGCTACGCCAGTATGCTGGCCCAGAAGAACCTTCTCAGCCTTGAAGAGTACGAACAGGCCGAGTGTATCGCCCTCTATGCCCCGGCGCGCAACGAGACCGATACCGCCGAGGTCGTGGCGGCCGCCTTCAGGGCCGGCAAGCGGGTGCTTTACCCGGCTGTCTGCGGAGAGCACATGGTGTTCCGCCAGGTGGAGGGGCTGGCAAGCCTCGAACAGGGGTGCTTCGGCATTCTTGAACCTTGTCCCACCGGCGTCGACCACCATGCAGACGAGGCCGACCTGATCGTGGTACCAGGGGTGGCCTTCGATCCGAGCGGCCACCGTATCGGCTACGGAAAGGGGTTTTACGACCGTTTCCTGCGGCATCCCGGCCGCAAGGCTCACCTGGTGGGGTTGTGCCACGATTTTCAACTGATCGACGGGCATATCCCGGCCGAAGGGCACGATATACGAATGGAGATCATCGTCAGCGATCGGAGAATTGTCCGTTGCGGAAGTAACCGGAGCCACCTCGATGGCCCGGATCAACAAACAGGCGGTTGA
- a CDS encoding cell division protein ZapA, with protein sequence MKTTHLVTVLGREFPVRSSASTEQVQAVESFVNARLQEIGGALKSGDAQLVLMLALLNTSEELLELRRSSERATSIDVSLQRLIEKLEKA encoded by the coding sequence ATGAAGACGACTCATCTGGTGACGGTGCTTGGCCGGGAGTTCCCGGTCAGGAGTTCGGCCTCCACCGAACAGGTTCAGGCGGTGGAATCGTTTGTCAATGCAAGACTGCAGGAGATCGGCGGCGCCCTTAAAAGCGGCGACGCGCAGTTAGTGCTCATGCTGGCGCTTCTTAACACCAGCGAGGAGTTGCTGGAACTGCGACGCTCCTCGGAGCGGGCAACATCCATCGACGTTTCGTTGCAACGGCTGATCGAAAAATTGGAAAAAGCCTGA
- a CDS encoding cell division protein ZapB: protein MDQELFAALEKKVDDLLDKYSNLKADNTQLAEENQRLRSEREGLKSRVDTILGKLEGI from the coding sequence ATGGATCAGGAACTGTTTGCGGCACTGGAAAAGAAGGTCGATGATCTGCTCGATAAATACTCGAACCTGAAAGCCGACAATACACAACTGGCTGAAGAGAATCAGCGACTCCGGTCGGAGCGCGAAGGCCTCAAGTCACGCGTCGATACCATTCTCGGCAAGCTGGAAGGAATTTGA
- the ftsY gene encoding signal recognition particle-docking protein FtsY, protein MGQQEQKGFFRGLVDKITGSGPSQTNEVETAVPPIEAEELQDSGSGFFSRLKSSLKKTKDGLVGRIDALVMGKKEIDADTLEELEEILITSDIGVKTTVELVRALEQRLGRNELKDGEALRAALKADILARLNAHHSVLDIDGRHPFVLLVIGVNGVGKTTTIGKLASRFTGSGKRVLLAAADTFRAAAAEQLEAWGERSGVDVIRHQEGADPSAVVFDACKAALARKVDILIIDTAGRLHTKVNLMEEMKKIHRVISREIPGAPHETLLVLDAATGQNAISQARLFKEAAGVTGIALTKLDGTAKGGIVVAVSHEFGLPVRYIGVGEAIDDLRDFNPQEFTDALFQA, encoded by the coding sequence ATGGGGCAGCAGGAACAAAAAGGGTTTTTCCGGGGGTTGGTGGACAAGATAACCGGGAGCGGGCCATCGCAAACGAATGAAGTCGAGACGGCAGTTCCCCCCATCGAGGCTGAAGAGCTTCAGGATAGCGGTTCCGGGTTTTTCTCGCGCCTCAAGAGCAGCTTGAAAAAGACCAAGGATGGACTGGTGGGGCGTATCGACGCCCTGGTGATGGGGAAGAAGGAGATCGATGCCGACACCCTGGAGGAGTTGGAAGAAATCCTGATCACGTCTGACATCGGCGTCAAGACCACGGTGGAGTTGGTCCGGGCACTGGAACAGCGCTTGGGGCGCAACGAGCTGAAAGACGGCGAGGCGCTACGGGCGGCTCTCAAGGCAGATATCCTGGCGCGCCTGAACGCCCACCACAGCGTGCTCGACATCGATGGCCGACACCCATTTGTATTACTGGTGATCGGCGTGAACGGGGTCGGCAAGACCACCACTATCGGCAAACTAGCCTCACGCTTCACAGGCTCCGGGAAGCGTGTGCTCCTGGCGGCCGCAGACACCTTCCGTGCCGCGGCTGCCGAGCAGCTAGAAGCCTGGGGTGAACGGTCCGGCGTTGATGTTATCCGCCATCAGGAGGGAGCCGATCCTTCTGCGGTGGTCTTTGACGCCTGCAAGGCCGCCCTGGCGCGGAAGGTCGATATCCTGATCATCGACACGGCCGGCCGGCTGCATACCAAGGTCAACCTGATGGAGGAGATGAAGAAGATTCACCGCGTCATCAGCCGCGAAATCCCCGGCGCCCCCCATGAGACGCTGTTGGTGCTGGATGCGGCCACCGGCCAGAATGCCATTTCCCAGGCGCGGCTTTTCAAGGAAGCTGCCGGCGTTACCGGCATCGCTCTGACCAAGCTGGACGGTACCGCCAAAGGCGGCATTGTGGTGGCGGTCAGCCACGAATTCGGCCTGCCGGTCCGCTACATCGGGGTTGGGGAGGCGATTGACGACCTGCGCGACTTTAATCCGCAGGAGTTCACGGATGCCCTCTTCCAAGCCTGA